The genomic segment agaaaattttattccaagcatgttatctttgataaaattgtggaccttgaggtaaaaccTCGTGAGTCAGTTGAATCAGATGTAGGTAATAATGAAGACTTGCAGAAGACAACAATTATTTCCCCCTCCACCTTTCAATTCAACTTTCTCGCTTTCACTTTTCTGATTCCCTTTTTGCAAGTGTTTCTCGTCGCTTGCTAGGGTTTCCCAATTCTCAAATTTGCTTCCTCTAAAGCACCTTGTACTTTGTCTTTCTGCGATTAATCAACTTAGTAGTAAAACTCAATTGTGTTGTTTTTTAATTGGACAGactttttttaacacttattggAGTTATTGGATATATAAGTGATGTTCAGCCATTGATGATCCCAAGTACATGGGTGTACATGGCCAAGGAAGAATTCTTGTTAAAACGCAATGTGCATAAACAGACCTAGGAGCAAAGgtcaaataagtggggagtttagTCAAACTTTTTGCACATGAGGGTCAATTGTGAAAATGACCTTGTTTCTTTATTGAACAAACTATTTTTAACACTTATTCAACTTATTGGATATAGAAGTGATGTTTAGCCATTGATGATCACAAGTATATTGATGTACATGGCCAAGGAAGAATTCTTGTTAAAACTCAATGTGCAAAAACAGACttgggagcaaaggccaaataagtggggagtttaAGCAAACTTTCTGCACACGGGGTCAATTGTGAAAATGACCTTGTTTTTTAATGGAACCAacttttttaagacttattggatatAGAAGTGATGTTCAGCCATTGATGATCGCAAGTATATGGATGTACATGACCAAGGAAGAATTCTTGTTAAAACTCAATGTGCAGAAACATACCTGGTAGCAAAgtccaaataagtggggagtttagGCAAACTTTCTGCACGTGGGGGTCAACTGCGAAAATgaccttgttttttaattgaaccagCTTTTTTTAAGACTTGTTGGACTTATTGGATATAGAAGTGATATTCAGTCATTGATGATCACAAGTATATTGATTTACATGGCCAAGGAAGAATTCTTATTAAAACACAATGTGCAGAAACAGACCTGGGAGCAAAGGTCAAATAATGGGGAGTTTGGGCAAACTTTCTGCACATGGGGTCAACCATGAAAATgaccttgttttttaattgaaccaaCTATTTTTCAGACTTATTGGacttattaaaaattttaattaataacatttattataaaataaaaatattaattgtttaaattaaagagAGGAATCCTTTTTgcatacaaatatattaaatattatctttatcatttcaacaacattaataatgaatataaattttaaatatacatttattattgtCAAAATCCACTGTGCCAAgcttcaaaatattataatttaattaaactatgAAAGTGTACATCTGAATTTATGAATTAaacttatgaaaaaattaaattcctttAATaagtccaataagtcttaaaaaaagttGGTTCCATTAAAAAACAAGGTCATGTTCACAGTTGACTCCCTTGTGCAGAAAGTTTGCCTAAACTCTCTACTTATTTGACCTTTGCTCCCAGGTCTATTTCTGCACATTGAGTTTTAACAAAAATTCTTCCTTGGCCATGTCTATCCCTATACTTGTGATCATCAATGGCTAAACATCACTTCTATATCCAATAAGTccaataagtgttaaaaaatgtttgttCAATTAAAAAGCAACGCCATTGAGTTTTACTACTAAGTTGATTAATCATAGAAAGACAAGGTATAAGGTGCTTTAGGGGAAGCAGATTTGAGAATTGGTAAACCCTAGCAGGCGACGAGAAGCATTTGCAAAAAGGGAATCAGAaaagtgaaagtgaaagagtCGAATTGAAAGGTGAAGGGGGAAACAGGGGAGGGAATTGCCGCCGACACGATCCCCTGAATACTGGAAGAAGGAGAGAGTGAAAGAAAGAGATAGGGAGTTTGGTTTAGTTGGGTGTGTAAAAGAAgtttgaaaaggaagaaaaccaaaaaaaacttcaaaccCCTATAGCTCTTTAAttccatttcattttcaattttttttaaacatttactaCATGGACCAATAAGGGAACGACACATATctagtgtcaaaaatttgtcaaaatttggtTTGAAACTATCATTACCCTATTCCACATGCTTCTTTGAATCCAGTATTGATaagggtaatgatactttgacacccatTTTATGACAAATTTTTAACTCCACCATGTGTCGCAGTCTTATTGGTTCATGTggaaaaaattttgaaaattaaaaatgacatgGAAATGGAATTGAGATGGGTTGTAGGGGTTTTGATTTTGGGGCTTCATTTGAGGCTTCAAAAATTAGAAACCTCATTTTCACGAGAGGAGCATCCTTCCAACCACAATCGTGAGAGAACTCTTGAGAGAGCATCCTCCCACCCACAAGCATCGTTTGAGCAGAACCGATCATTCATGGACTTTTCACCATTCAGAAGACTCTCATTGTTAATCGAAGTCTTGTTCGTCGCTGTCGTTCCGAAGCACCAACGAACGCCGAAACCAACATTGATGTAGTTTTTGAAGCTTCCCATCGTTTCTTTCGTCAATCCTTTGTTGTTATTTAGTGGATTTGATTTGCTTTCTAGTTATTTTTACCATTTAAGGGTTGTTGTGTTTTTTGGTgttattctgattttttttatattatcttttgtaGGTACTATTGCAATGAGGTACTCCTTCACTACAAGGAACAATTCAAAAAAGTTGTCTTTTTGCTGTcattggacatacaagtgatgttcAGGCATTGGTTATCATATTTATATCCAACTCCATGGTCAAGGAACAATTCTTTGTAAAAGTAattgtgcagaaacaacactaggagcaaaggcaaaataagtgaGGAGTTCAGACAAAGTTTCTGCACACAGGGGTCATATGTTAAAATggcattgatttttaagtgaactaattttttttaagacttactGGACGTACAAGTGATCTTCaagcattgattatcacatttatatccaacTTCATGACCAATgaaccattctttgtaaaattCATTATGCAAAAACAACACtaggagcaaaggccaaataagtgggaaGCTTAGGCAGAGTTTCTGCAGATAGTGGTCAaatgtgaaaatgacattgatttttaaatgaatcaatttttttaagacttattggacatatAAGTGATCTTcaggcattgattatcacatttatatcgaactccatggccaaggaacaattctttgtaaaactcattgtgcaaaAACAACACTGAGAgtaaaggccaaataagtggggagttcatGCAAAGTTTCTACATACAGGGGTCATATGTTAGAATGACACTGATTTTTAAATGAACCagatttttttaagacttattggacatacaagtgatcttcaggcattgattatcacatttatattgaACTCCGTGGCCAAGGAACagttctttgtaaaactcattatgcagaaacaacactaggagcaaaggccaaataagtggagaATTCAGACAAAGTTTTTGCACACAGGGGTCATCTgttaaaatgacattgatttttaagcgaaccaattttttttaagacttactGAACATACAAGTGATCTTACCACTTAGATTAACGACGAGAGTTTGCTGAATGGTGAAAAGTCTGTGAATGACCGGTTCTGCTCAAATGATGCTTGTGGGTGGGAGGATGCTCTCTCAAGGGTTCTCTCGCGATTGTGGGTGGAAGGATGCTTCTCTCGCGAAAATGAGGTTTCTAATATTTGAAACCTCAAATGAAGCCCCAAAATCAAAATCCCTACAACCTATCTCAATTCCATTTCCatgtcattttaaatttttaaaattttttccaCATGGACCAATAAGACTGCAACACATGGTGGagtcaaaaatttgtcataaaatgagtgtcaaagtatcattaccctaTTGATAAATgggatgaattttttttttattttttgtttcatatttttgtgTAGCTTTAAGTTAGATTCTCTTTTGGTAAGTATATAgtctttatataataaaagtgaTAATAAAGAATGCCCCTATTTCTCGAGACTAGAAAATTTCACtgaaatttaattatctttttcagAAATTCTGTACAAATTATATATAGCTTTTCAATAACTTTTATGATTTAGCGATGTTTaagtttaagtaaaaaaaaaaaatacataaatgaaGGAATATGTTAACAAGAATAATTATTGCGATTTGATTTCACTTGCTAACAGTTCTGCGACCTCTAAATGCATATATAATCTAAAtcgtttaatttttaaattctatatttcTTTCCAACGTAATCTCTTTTAGTCTTGATAATATAAGaatattaagaagtgataaattatttaataaccaaattaaaatatatgcattTTATTGAGAACTTTCATATTCAGTAGTTTAGAGTCTATATCCAGAATTTTgcatttttgaattatttgatttaGATCATAGACCAGAAAGTATTTTTCAATGACAATAAAATTTCAAGTACATGGTATAAGAATTTCACTTATGCTAAGCATGAAGAACAAATTACATTCAATATGAATAATGAAGATCCTTCATTCATAGGACTTTTACCAACCTCGTTCCAATTCttgatattatttctttttattttttgggtaCATGTCCTACAAAGTATCTAATTTGGTGTTAGGGCTAAACTCAATAGATAGCATTTGGGAAATAAAATCGTCATAATTTATCCCCAAAATTTTCGAAGCTTTAGCGAGGAGCATAACATCACAAGCATAGCCATCTGCAGCAGTGAAAAAAAGGCACAAACCGAAATGCAATGTGCTTCCATTTTATATCCTCAAATGCATAAAATATGGTGTTTTAAGCCAAGCCTTTCGGTCACTCCAGCGCCCCCACAGCaacaagaggaagaaggaaCCCCTCACGACGACAAACCCAAGCTCATAACTAGTGCTTCTAACCCATTTGTGAAGCACTGCGTCAAGCTTCGTAACTCCTCTTCCTATCGCCGCGCTCACGCTTCTGCTCTCGTTGTCGGTGCTACCCCTATCAGGTCTCTGTTTTTCCTCTGCTTTTCCTTTTGGTGGGTTGAGGTACTTTGGCAGTGACCCTTTTGCAATTTTGCTAAACAAAAATGTCTTTGTTAGTTGCATCGGTTTTTAACCTACATGGCCTTCCAAATTCCAATCtttcaaaaacttaaattagTGAGTTTTTGTTGAAATATTGTGCAACTTGCGGAACATGTTATCTCATATAGTGTTAACTTGGTCATTAATAAACACAAGCTACAGAGAGCATGCTGTGACACGTTCCTGTTATTGTGCTTTCACTAATTATTCATCTGATAACAGGTACTAAACTTCAAATTACATTTTCCTAACTAAGCTTAAacagttttaaattatatgaatagTGGAAACCTATGCGGTTGAGCTCAAATCCTCAAAGtattattgattaaataatGTACTGAAATAAATTACCTGAACcttattctttgttttcttgTCTACATTTTAGGATATCACATCAATATGTACAAAACTACAATTTCAGGCAGAATATGGCTTGACTCATCCCTTTTAGTTTTTAAGCCGGTTAGCATGGACTTCTTTTATATGGATCTTTTCTCTACATTTAAAGTATGGATGATATGTATGACTAAAATTATGGAATAAAACTACATGGGTGAATGATATATAATTGTTGTTTGCAGAGAAATCTGCAAGTTTCAAGAGTCATTACAAGATGAAAGTGTTTCAATGGATTGTTTAATTCTTCCTGACAAAGCTGAGATTCCTGATGGATTGGATAAATCCACTGCTTCTATTGTGCGTGTGACCTCCACAGTGATGAGAAAGCTTTCAGGGCTGCAAACTACTGACTCTCTAGATGCAATTGCGCTTATGAAAATTCCTGCCACTTTTTTCAatgttgatgatgatcaaaagaACTATCAGAAATGGTTTCCATCTGTTCATCGGATACTAGTCCTTGATGGGATTCAGGTGATACATAATGTCACTTCTTGACTTTACCATTTTGGGTCTCTGGATGTTCGCCTGATCATCTCTTTCTTGTGGATGGTGGCACCACTGACCtggtttgacatatttttgtcaatattgCCACTTATTCTATGTAGTTATTTTTTGCGCTTCTGATTAATGTAGGACCCTATATACTTATTGGAAACATCACAAACTTAAATTGAATTACCAAGCtttcataaaaagtttaattactGATGTTGTACAGTCTTTATCAATGACGTTTTCTGGGTAGAATATGTAACATAGCTCTATAGTCTACATTCTAAATTTTtagagagaaaataataaaattcatattttaagttCATGTTCCTCAAAAGAAGCTCAGAATCATCTCCAGTTCTCCATAATCATTGCTCCCCTCATTCTGCATATAGGATATAGGAAAATAGAATATTCATGGACTTCAATTACGATAAGGGCTTGAATAATCTGTTTGTCATGTGTTATTTTATGTGAATGTTTCGAAGTGTAAACATTGAGAGAATCCTGTTGgtttcaaaaacttcatgtgCATAATTGATATTTGAGAATTGTTTCTGCAGGATCCTGGCAACCTTGGTACATTGCTCAGATCAGCCGTGGCCTTCAGATGGGTAAGGAATTATCTTCCTCCCCTGGGCATAGGGTCGTGGAGCATTGTTTTCATATCATTCTACTGATCCTCACCCTGTTTTATGGACATGGTACATGATTGCTACATTAAACTTTAACTAGTTTCAGGGAATGGGATCTTCTCGTCTAAGAGTTCCTGATGAGgttttacttgttttaaatGATGTCTTACATTTCAAACAAACCTTTAGAATAGTAGAAAATAgaactaatattattattttgaatcataaaaaatacattatcatatcctctatttgtaacaatctaattatcctaaaaagggaaataggaaaactagaaaaacaaaaataaaataaaagattatatatatattttctctaatttggAGATTCTAAAGATATCTTCTGTAATTTCAACACTctccctcaagttggtaaatgaatatcaatcattctcaacttgtctacaagatcttgaaatctatcCAGAGGAAGTGGGACGAGAGCGGCGTGAAGTACTGAAAGACATCGAAGACCATTTTCTTAGGGGTTATGAATATGGAAAAGAGGTGACCAGAATGCTGGAAACTAATAGAACCTACAAAGAATGGAAGTCATGGGAGGAGGAATtgccaccacccaagcctccGGGCCTGACTTGGATGGCAGTTGCCAGAGGATTCCCTTCATATGATTACATGATGATAAAGAGAAGCCGGGATATTAAATTTTCACGATTCCAACCTTGcggacaaggttgttttgcagCGGGGTGTATTGTTACGGTGTAAGGTGGGAGGTGATAATAAGGGTTGGAAAGTATATGAGAGAAGAATGTATGGGAAACAAGGAGAAGGGCACTGAACGGAGGAAGACGGGGAGCGATCAATCCAAAAGGGGGGAAGCAGAGAAAGGTCAAGCCGAAAGGTGGTAGGCCGTGAGGAGTCGA from the Vigna radiata var. radiata cultivar VC1973A unplaced genomic scaffold, Vradiata_ver6 scaffold_216, whole genome shotgun sequence genome contains:
- the LOC106754458 gene encoding uncharacterized protein LOC106754458 — translated: MQCASILYPQMHKIWCFKPSLSVTPAPPQQQEEEGTPHDDKPKLITSASNPFVKHCVKLRNSSSYRRAHASALVVGATPIREICKFQESLQDESVSMDCLILPDKAEIPDGLDKSTASIVRVTSTVMRKLSGLQTTDSLDAIALMKIPATFFNVDDDQKNYQKWFPSVHRILVLDGIQDPGNLGTLLRSAVAFRWDGVFLLPGCCDPFNEKALRASRGASFQIPVVSGCWNHVESLKEEFQMKLLAGHPELGELLKPVCSLSPTLCDSLSDTPLCLVLGSEGSGLSEKPLQACELVSIAMAGEYESLNVSVAGGIFLYMLQPKNR